In Sesamum indicum cultivar Zhongzhi No. 13 linkage group LG1, S_indicum_v1.0, whole genome shotgun sequence, the sequence aattaaactgaAGAATAAAATTCTTTCAATATATGGGTTGGGCCGTAGCCCAAACTAAAAGCGGCGACCAAAATTTAACATCTATTAAaacctcaatttttttcaatttttatatattaaatcttattatatatcCTATTCTATTCAATATACACCCcacatttataaattatatttttaaaaaatataaataatataatttttatgtacgtattatatatattaataaacaaaaaaagagaaagaacagAACTAGTAAGCTCTATACTATGTAGCTGGAAAAATATCATCTTTGTTTCACTAATATGAAGGTTGTGGCAGTTcgaattcaaattaattcgaGATTTGCAATAGATGactaatttatgaaatttgacaaatttgatcccagaaaaaaaaaaagaaaaacttttattttgtctaaaagttcaaaaattccCAATTTCCAAGTGTCACATGCGCGGCGCGTGACAAAATTTGGCCAaattagagtttttttttgactaaaatcgtcaatttttcataattaccttcctttattgtaaattttgaattgactTGGATTGAACTTGTCGCTGCCCCGTGTTAATGAccaaaaaatgtcaaaaattgcaattttgtccATTAATATAGGAGTGGTGGTAGTTTCATgctaattcaaaatttttaataaatgactgtaatttatgaaaatattaaagttaaaaaattccCAATTTCTAAATGTCACTTGCAGTCGCGTAACAAATTTCGGTCAAATtaggttttttctttttttttttttaccaaaattacaattttcttaaataacaATCTTGTGACCCGGACTGAAGCTGTCACATTTCCTGTATTAGTGgagaaaaatgtatttttcctTTGTATGGCACCTAAAAAAGGCAAATGTTTGAGTGGGGGGCAGAGATGCAGATGAAGTGTTTGATGGATAGTGTATGAAACAGCAGCAGGCATGTCACGAGGCATTGTTGGGAGAAAGAGTCCGCTGTACATTGTTATATTTATGCTATGCAACATGTTGTGATTGTGAAAGTGGGGTACCGACTACCGACTGAGACTGAGACTGAATAATCCACCTCCATCCCccatattatgatttttgcCTTCTGGAGGTCACGTCGCTGTACCCCTACTCAACTAAACATGGTAGAAATGgattgttaaattaattaccaCCTTCATGCATGACCATATGTCCATGATGCAAGGGTTTGAATTCTTATCAAAGTATTCCGTGAATTTAAACATGTACACTTTGATCTGTATGTTGATTTTCATgggattaaattttaattttttgcgaTAGTAGGTTCATTATTAAGATCTTGATTAGCAAATTAATATGGCACAAATGCACTTCTACTATGCCTTTGATCGAtggtttatttacacaaatcatctatattttttacatgattATAGAAACTACAATTGACAGTCAAAAAAGCAGCAGAATTTTATGTAATGATTTTGATGGAAAATGGTGTTGGAGGTTGGGATATTTTGGCTGCGAttgtttaacattttatttcagtgagaagaaataaaacgaaataattttgattgacatgattttttttaaattaagtatttgAACAATGcgacataaaaatataataactataattgaTATGAAATACTCTTctgaaatgataaatatttttaaaaatacatcaatatataactaaacgctatgaaaaatattacaataattaaaacttatataaagtgagtcaaatattttgacacgTGGTGGTAGTCGAACTCATGACCTCAAATTGTTTAACTTCCTTTTgaacaaagaaataataatacaaatttgaataaaactATTACAAACACATCATATGTACAACCATTAATTATTACCCAACTCAACCAGAAAGAGATTATAGTGAAGAGCATACTCATTATTAGCAGTTATATAACTAAGCACCAGTTCAGTGTCAAGTCCTTATCAAAGCCACCATATATTATTACTCCTGCAAATGATGCCTTCCTTACAACTTGGTCGGTATCCTATtgcatgaaatattatttgttctgACTTTGTATATCAGTTTAACGATTATATCCTAAAAATGATGtgtttaattttagaatttataagcGCTCAAACTCATCGTCTACAACACTacctatataaaaaaaaaatatattaatcattagTGCTAATTTATCACTCTGTTAGTACTTCTGTATTATATaaactatggcgtatcccatGGTTTGTGATGGGAGAAACTGATACttgactgttgtactgtacacATGtacctttttattaatgaaatttacatttacccaaaattatatatatatatatatatatttggaatttgatatttttatgattgttCCTTTTTATACGAGAAGATGCGATATTTTATGTTGCGATACTTTTTTGCATGATAAAAAGTGATAGaaagaatttcttgaaatttataattcaatattcaCAAGAAATGCCCAACCAAACACCAGACTCTGGGAGTCTATTAGTCTTTCCTGTCCAGATATGGCATTGGCATGCAAATGAACATACGGACCATACTTATCCATAAAAGGAAGATATCATTAGAAACTCATGctctattatatttctttcaaataattaataattatatcaaaatattaattaataatacatctTTCCATAACCATCGGAtcagagataataaattacaatacaaaacatcaatcaattatttattatttttcgaTAACTGTCAGATTATAAATAATCGAATATCATaaactcaaataaatttagacagacgaaaaataattatctgtaataattcaattaaagtggtcatcaaactttttgtaaaaaataagaataaatttatatttttaaactgtttaaattaagtttattaaagtaaaaaatctataatttttgtaatttattaataaaatttatttttattatatttttttatttttaaagactCCTAACTTTCACTAAATTCAaccttataatattttatacaatctATTCTATCACAAATACCCTATAAGTCAAAATGAGATGTCTAAAATTGGAAGTGATGGGGCAAATGAAATGATGCACTCTTGTAGAAGTGTTATCATTATTGCAAAAAAATGTACCATGTAAAACGGTCCAATTCATTCAAGAATCATTATTTCATGACACCATTTTGCAAATTTCCATATTATGGATTTtgcattgaattttttatttcaatttgtatatataaatattatgtgtataaaagagttatattatttattttattttaaaaagtattttatacacataatatatattaattaagataaatgatataatataatttaaaacagaaaattcaatcaatatgaATCTACCCTCACACTAACCgagtttttatttgtttatttgaaattatgtttatatatgcgtcatataaaatatcttcttaaataaaaataaataacataattttttatatataatgcgTACatatggataattatatttatgctcCAGATCTATATATAGTCTGTTTTACACAAgctattttagttttttggaTACTTATACATACATTTATCAGAAAAGTCAgcattatttatacaaattagctcgattttttaaaagattacaCATACACTCCCAATAAAGTCACCAtcatttacaaattatttatattttttaattatataaaaaataatagtaatttatataaacaagtgataaattaaaaaaatatgaatatatatatttgaaataaataaaaaattcgatCCAGAAGCAAGCAAACAAACAACCAAACTTTATCAGACAGCCATCCCCCACATTAGCCTTATATCATTTCAGTTCATTCTCCGCAATACCGCCTTTACTAAAATCAGTCCaaccacacacactgcacacactaCAGCCCCCTTCATTTCTCTCCATACACACAACACACCCCTCTCACCACATTCTCAAAGCCATGTTCAAATCCATCACATTCTTGTTCATTTACCTCTTTACCACCTTCTTCTACCTACCAGCAGCCCTGCCCATTTTACCTGACCCGGACCCAGCCACCGTCCAGACCCAGACCCAGACCCTCCATCACCCCCCGCCCTCCCCACCCGCCACAATCCCTGCCTTCCCCGAGCAATCCGAGCTCTCTGGTTGCCCCCTCGACCTCTCAGAAGACCTCTTCCACGGCGTCAAATCGGCGTGTGGCTCCAAATCCCACCACAAACCCGACCCGAGTTCCTACGCAGATCAGCTCCACCGCAGCCGCTGCTGTCCTGTCTTGGCCGCTTGGCTGTACTCCGCCTACTCAAAAACCGGACTACGCGCAACAACCAAGGCGCCCCCTCAGACGACGCCGTACGACATGCCCGTGCTGCCCGATGACTCCGAGACCTGCGTGGACACTCTGGAGAAGGCGCTGGGCAACAGAGGCATACAACTGGGGAGGCCGAACGAGACGTGCGACGTCGTTTACTGTTACTGCGGGATCAGATTGCACCCCTTCAGCTGCCCGGAGGCATTCTGGGTTAACTCCCGCGGGAAATTGGTGGGCGGGGAGGCTGTGAAGAAGTTGGAAAGAGATTGCTTCAACGGgggaggaggtggtggtgggcTCGGCGGATGTTCCAAGTGCCTCAACAGCCTTCATTTGGTAAGCTAACACTTCATTTTCCCATAccttcacacacacacaacacgcACTGATGAATTATGTGGAAATTTGGGAAAGCATGATTGTGGGTTTGTTAACTTTTGCACCGTGGAGTCACATGCTGGTCATTTTCCGAAAAGCAGGCGCTTTTGGCTTTTTCTGCTTCCTGCAATCATTTCTTTTGTGCGTACTTTGACACCATACTCGTGTTTTCTTGATATCTAAATCTTGTTTTATGACTTCGATTTGGAGGTATTAAGGaactttattaaaattaactgCAAAAACGTCAAACAATGATTAATAAGCATTTGCAGTATTCAATTCcgactaatttaattaaactcatattatatcatatttgttttgttgtttattgGGATAATGATatactttataataaaatagttaagTTTATAATAAAACAGTTATAGCTtgcaaattttgtaaagttaagATGGCAAGTCGACGCAGAAAAAAGTTTCCCATAATTGTCGCAAATACTTTAGTGCGTGAATAAATGAAGAAGTTTAGGTCTAGAATCCCAAGAAGACATCTGTAATTGTAATACCAAGCAAAATTTTACGATGGTCCGCGAAACAACCAAAACATCAAGTTAGTTATAGCACTAGTCAccgaaaaataaattaattatagaaactcAAAAATCTAGCTAGCAAAAGACattcaagaaaaggaaaacaaactcaaAATAGAGTTGAAGACTATAATTTGCATCACAAAGGGACGGCCTTTTAAGCAGT encodes:
- the LOC105166674 gene encoding uncharacterized GPI-anchored protein At4g28100; protein product: MFKSITFLFIYLFTTFFYLPAALPILPDPDPATVQTQTQTLHHPPPSPPATIPAFPEQSELSGCPLDLSEDLFHGVKSACGSKSHHKPDPSSYADQLHRSRCCPVLAAWLYSAYSKTGLRATTKAPPQTTPYDMPVLPDDSETCVDTLEKALGNRGIQLGRPNETCDVVYCYCGIRLHPFSCPEAFWVNSRGKLVGGEAVKKLERDCFNGGGGGGGLGGCSKCLNSLHLLNGDKAGRNNQTERTSRMHNQDCELMGLTWLLNKDRSAYIHTVSAVLRALMMNTEEASDPTFCSLNSDGMPLAVDSSEINSQSSSTIVAMRLHQYFLPLSTLYMIILFLFTRF